One Candidatus Campbellbacteria bacterium genomic window carries:
- a CDS encoding VTT domain-containing protein, with amino-acid sequence MHTLFLQYLQTYHVFAYVLIFVGLLIEGELTLFLAAFLVHQGSLNFYDILAITLLGVFIGDLLWFLLGTNLSLSKKISAWVTREAGQFDHLFHAHIFKSLLITRFLYGLSRPTLIRMGMIGVPIKQFLEANIITTFVWSSVIWVLAYVLSASLFSTQHFLPRLEVGIALIIVVIILLNKVARRLIEKYLVE; translated from the coding sequence ATGCACACACTATTTCTTCAGTATCTTCAGACATACCACGTATTCGCATACGTTCTCATTTTTGTTGGACTACTCATTGAAGGTGAGCTTACTCTTTTTCTTGCCGCCTTTCTTGTACACCAAGGTTCTTTGAACTTTTACGATATTCTCGCTATAACACTTCTTGGAGTTTTTATCGGTGATTTGTTGTGGTTCTTGCTCGGCACCAATCTTTCGCTCTCTAAAAAAATAAGCGCATGGGTTACCCGTGAAGCAGGACAATTTGACCATCTTTTTCATGCGCACATATTTAAATCACTTCTCATCACCCGTTTTCTATACGGTTTGAGTCGTCCAACACTTATTCGTATGGGAATGATTGGTGTTCCCATAAAGCAATTCCTTGAAGCAAACATAATCACCACGTTTGTGTGGTCATCCGTTATTTGGGTTTTGGCATACGTGCTCAGTGCCTCTCTCTTTTCAACACAACATTTTCTTCCACGACTTGAGGTTGGCATTGCGCTTATTATTGTCGTTATCATACTTCTCAATAAAGTTGCCCGACGTTTGATTGAAAAATATCTTGTTGAATAG
- the ruvX gene encoding Holliday junction resolvase RuvX, with product MILGIDYGTKRVGVALSDTSETLAFPREVLQNTKSLVADIAGIVAKENANIIVIGHSTDTKGKDNPVMIAIQSFKEKLEKEINVPVVFEREWFSSQEATRFTGANSMIDASAAAIILQRFLDRKRGAQNR from the coding sequence ATGATTCTCGGCATTGATTACGGAACAAAACGAGTTGGGGTTGCACTCTCGGATACAAGCGAAACGCTTGCATTTCCGCGAGAGGTTTTGCAAAACACAAAGTCGCTCGTAGCCGACATTGCCGGCATTGTTGCAAAAGAAAATGCGAACATTATTGTGATCGGTCATTCAACGGATACAAAAGGTAAAGATAACCCTGTCATGATTGCAATTCAGAGTTTTAAAGAAAAACTTGAGAAGGAAATAAACGTGCCAGTTGTGTTTGAACGTGAGTGGTTTTCTTCACAGGAGGCGACACGATTTACGGGTGCAAATAGTATGATAGATGCATCGGCTGCCGCAATTATTTTGCAGAGATTTTTAGATAGAAAGAGGGGGGCACAAAACAGATAA
- a CDS encoding methionine--tRNA ligase subunit beta has protein sequence MITIDQLKTADIRIGQILSAEEVPETDKLLRLTVSFGEETPRQIISGIKQYVADIQTLVGKKTAFVVNLEPRTIKGLESNGMLFAVSTGEGEERQFSFIVPERDIPPGARLG, from the coding sequence ATGATTACCATCGACCAATTAAAAACCGCAGATATTCGTATCGGACAAATTCTTTCTGCAGAAGAAGTTCCCGAGACAGACAAACTCCTTAGACTTACTGTTTCTTTTGGTGAAGAGACACCACGTCAAATTATTTCTGGAATTAAACAGTACGTTGCTGATATACAAACACTCGTGGGCAAAAAAACCGCATTTGTAGTAAACCTTGAACCCCGCACCATTAAAGGACTTGAAAGCAACGGCATGTTGTTTGCTGTCTCGACGGGTGAGGGTGAAGAACGACAGTTTTCTTTCATTGTCCCCGAGAGAGACATACCGCCAGGCGCCCGTTTGGGTTAG
- the pilM gene encoding pilus assembly protein PilM — translation MTFTSRVLSLFPTPAYLSMLAAGIDVSDNSVKYITFSKSRTHGRRLSGYGSMQIPKGVVVGGKVVDAKKLTEVLSLFREKYKLHFVRASLPEEEGYIFPSYVPTGITKKEVQEVLEFKLAENVPLTASEAVFDFDSVRDASLFVGQRLVSVSAYPQAIAQQYADLLIASGLEPLSLEIEAQAIARAIVPKSFVGACMVVDVGRTRSGISVVRGQAVRFTATVDIGGDNVSDVILATLPATTEEDMVRIKNQEGLHFSGDATIRQGFETFAKSIATELDRYIVYWQTHKDIKDSNVSHIPIERVFLSGGNANIAGLPEYLAHALHIPVEIGNVWTNAFSLDGYVPEIPFNDSLGYASAIGLALHEHE, via the coding sequence ATGACATTTACGTCACGAGTTCTTTCTCTTTTTCCTACACCGGCGTATCTCTCCATGCTCGCCGCGGGGATTGATGTGTCTGACAACTCGGTGAAGTACATTACCTTTTCAAAAAGTCGCACACACGGAAGGCGTTTGAGTGGGTATGGGTCAATGCAAATTCCAAAAGGGGTTGTTGTTGGTGGTAAGGTTGTTGATGCAAAAAAACTCACAGAAGTACTCTCTCTTTTTCGAGAAAAATATAAGCTACATTTTGTGCGAGCATCGCTTCCTGAAGAAGAGGGATACATTTTTCCATCATACGTTCCAACTGGTATCACCAAAAAAGAAGTACAAGAAGTTCTTGAATTTAAATTGGCGGAAAATGTGCCACTTACAGCAAGCGAGGCGGTGTTTGATTTTGATAGTGTTCGTGATGCGTCTCTTTTTGTTGGTCAGCGACTCGTGTCCGTCTCTGCGTACCCTCAAGCAATTGCTCAACAATACGCAGATTTGCTTATTGCATCTGGACTTGAACCGTTGTCTCTTGAAATAGAGGCACAGGCAATCGCTCGCGCCATTGTCCCCAAAAGTTTTGTGGGTGCATGTATGGTTGTTGATGTTGGAAGAACAAGGTCTGGAATTTCAGTTGTACGAGGACAGGCCGTTCGTTTTACAGCTACAGTAGATATCGGGGGGGACAACGTAAGTGATGTCATACTCGCAACACTTCCCGCCACAACCGAAGAAGACATGGTGCGAATAAAAAATCAGGAAGGATTGCATTTTTCTGGAGATGCAACCATTCGTCAGGGATTTGAAACTTTTGCAAAGAGTATTGCCACGGAACTTGACCGTTATATTGTGTATTGGCAAACCCACAAGGATATTAAAGATTCTAACGTATCTCACATCCCCATTGAGAGGGTGTTTCTCTCGGGTGGTAATGCAAATATTGCAGGTCTTCCAGAGTATCTCGCGCACGCGTTACATATACCTGTTGAAATTGGAAATGTATGGACAAATGCTTTTTCATTGGATGGATATGTTCCAGAAATACCATTCAATGATTCGCTTGGATATGCGTCCGCAATAGGACTTGCGCTTCACGAGCACGAGTAG
- a CDS encoding PilN domain-containing protein: MVNLLPIKNQHIVAWERRGRALLVVLIFAICSLILLIFFLAPSLILARSAVGGFTDQLVATKTLVDLQRRQSGTEVLTDIQTRSDLLKDVLSQRSLTSILQEVMPRIPNGVSLQQITYSTQKKEISVTLKGIAQTRNALTSLGDSLRSSPLFSRVDIPVSSLARSVDIDFTVTLLLEMAGDVVEYAGTPRTNVPLPEMGTGTSATTGALIEKITP, translated from the coding sequence GTGGTTAATTTGCTTCCAATAAAAAATCAACACATCGTTGCGTGGGAGCGTCGCGGGAGGGCTCTCCTTGTCGTTTTGATATTTGCTATTTGTTCATTGATTCTTTTGATATTTTTTCTTGCGCCGTCGCTCATTCTCGCACGGTCTGCGGTAGGTGGATTTACAGACCAATTGGTTGCCACAAAAACACTTGTTGATTTACAACGGCGACAAAGTGGTACAGAAGTGTTGACAGACATACAAACGCGCTCTGACCTCTTGAAAGATGTGTTATCACAGAGATCTTTGACGTCAATTCTTCAAGAGGTGATGCCACGAATTCCAAATGGGGTTTCTCTTCAACAAATAACATACAGTACTCAAAAAAAAGAGATATCAGTAACACTTAAAGGAATTGCACAAACACGAAATGCATTGACGTCTCTCGGCGATTCGTTGCGTTCATCTCCACTATTCTCACGCGTTGATATTCCTGTTTCAAGTTTGGCACGAAGTGTAGATATTGATTTTACTGTAACACTTTTGTTGGAGATGGCAGGAGACGTTGTTGAATACGCGGGGACACCAAGAACGAACGTGCCGTTGCCTGAAATGGGCACAGG